In the Carboxydothermus hydrogenoformans Z-2901 genome, one interval contains:
- the brxC gene encoding BREX system P-loop protein BrxC has product MRIRDMFYKKIDRDIKGVIKIGQEDEENAYQELEEYVVTRELKKYFSEFFEAYKKGIIGYTDKMGVWISGFFGSGKSHFLKILSYLLENRVVKGKKAVEYFRDKIDDPMVLADIEMAGNISADVILFNIESKADADSKTQKDAIVKVFNRVFNDMQGFCGSIPWLADLERQMSKDGTYEDFKKEFERISGRKWEEAREDFYYEEDAIVKALASATKMSEQAARNWYNKAEENYTLTVDKFAKRVREYIESKGGNHHVVFCVDEIGQYIGDNSGLMLNLQTLVEDLGTECGGKAWVIVTSQEDIDSITRVKGNDFSKIQGRFNTRISLSSANVDEVIKKRLLKKTQVATDTLKLLYENKSSILKNLITFSADTPEKKFYTDSNDFAEVYPFIPYQFNLLQQVFTSIRIHGASGKHLSEGERSMISSFQEAAIRYADCEEGTLIPFSAFYDTIETFLDSNIRTVIIHAQENSNLNDFDVELLKVLFMIKYLTKEIPPNIENLATLMVSHIDEDKIALKKKIEESLKRLIKENLVQKDGDWYIFLTHEEQDINREIKNIQIDTAEIIQKVSEIIFEDIYPDKKFKYSTRYHFPFNQIVDDRFFRGNQGSEIGVKIITPYYDSGSEMTQLEFKEMSQRENNLIVKLPPDTTFLEEMEEVLKIEAYLRKNGGIASTPTMEEIKNRKRNEASKRKERVKSLIIDALKAAELYVNAQKLDIREKDPVERINEGLRVLIDSLYTKLGYIKAFIDSPSDINNILTQEAVQMSLAEDPNKLALEEVSSYIERNTARNIPVTMRTVINVFQKAPYGWNEEDIEGLIAKLFKAQEVKLQLNGEYLDINDRDLVKYLTKRDYAEKLLIEKRIKISPVLINTAKEIVKEVFGRTALPNDEDGLMRKIKEYMQDECNHIDQLLQNYKYAKYPGKDVLEEGKKLFTALLKIRDAKEFFEEIQNKKEELLDYGDYAHDVKKFFDPEGKQKEIFDKGMRMVELYEKNKTYVLDKAAIELYEQIARIINSKEPYSEIYRLPDLIDKFTKRFAELLEEEAKPIKQVVESDKKKVLDELSSYDFKDKYYEKFRKGFDDLLYRLDHANNFYEVIAMKEESDRLKQRYFEEIANEVEKQKYSHGGASIVAETPEGVIKPPKQKKIVNISLSHLLHGIRNIESKEDIEKLLDEIRAKLESELDENTIIKIV; this is encoded by the coding sequence ATGCGAATTAGGGATATGTTTTACAAAAAAATTGACAGGGATATCAAAGGTGTCATAAAAATTGGTCAAGAAGATGAGGAAAATGCATATCAAGAACTGGAAGAGTATGTGGTAACCAGAGAGCTAAAAAAATATTTCAGTGAATTTTTTGAAGCGTATAAAAAAGGGATTATCGGATATACGGACAAAATGGGAGTATGGATATCAGGCTTTTTTGGCAGCGGTAAATCCCACTTTTTAAAAATCCTTTCTTACTTGCTTGAAAACAGAGTAGTTAAAGGGAAAAAGGCCGTGGAATATTTTCGCGATAAAATAGATGATCCCATGGTTCTTGCAGATATAGAAATGGCTGGAAACATATCGGCGGATGTTATACTTTTTAATATCGAGTCAAAAGCTGATGCTGATTCAAAAACTCAAAAAGACGCTATTGTTAAAGTATTTAATCGAGTTTTTAATGACATGCAAGGTTTTTGCGGTTCTATACCCTGGCTTGCGGATCTTGAAAGACAGATGTCTAAAGACGGGACTTATGAGGATTTCAAAAAGGAATTTGAAAGAATTTCGGGGAGGAAATGGGAAGAAGCCAGAGAGGACTTCTATTATGAAGAAGACGCAATAGTAAAAGCGCTTGCTTCTGCAACCAAAATGAGCGAGCAGGCGGCACGTAATTGGTATAACAAAGCGGAAGAGAATTATACTCTCACCGTTGATAAATTTGCAAAGAGAGTCAGGGAATATATCGAGAGTAAAGGGGGAAATCATCACGTAGTATTTTGTGTTGATGAAATTGGCCAGTACATAGGAGATAATTCTGGTCTTATGCTAAATCTTCAGACACTGGTAGAAGATTTGGGTACCGAATGCGGTGGGAAAGCATGGGTTATTGTTACCAGCCAGGAAGATATCGATTCGATTACGAGGGTAAAAGGCAACGATTTCTCCAAGATCCAGGGTAGGTTTAATACCAGAATCAGCCTATCCAGCGCCAATGTGGATGAAGTAATCAAAAAGAGGTTACTGAAGAAAACCCAAGTTGCTACCGATACTTTAAAATTGCTGTATGAAAATAAAAGTTCTATCCTTAAAAACCTCATAACTTTCTCTGCCGATACGCCAGAAAAAAAGTTTTATACGGACAGCAATGACTTTGCGGAAGTTTATCCTTTTATCCCTTACCAGTTTAATCTATTGCAGCAGGTGTTTACCTCAATAAGAATTCATGGGGCGTCAGGAAAACATCTTTCCGAAGGTGAGCGTTCCATGATCAGTTCCTTCCAGGAGGCCGCTATACGCTATGCTGACTGCGAGGAAGGAACGCTGATACCCTTTTCGGCTTTTTACGACACTATTGAAACATTTCTTGATTCAAATATCAGAACGGTTATTATTCACGCTCAGGAAAACAGCAACTTAAACGACTTTGATGTGGAACTTTTGAAGGTCCTTTTTATGATCAAATATTTAACAAAAGAGATTCCGCCTAATATTGAAAACCTGGCTACCCTGATGGTTAGCCACATCGATGAGGATAAGATTGCGCTTAAGAAGAAAATTGAAGAGTCGTTAAAACGCCTGATAAAAGAGAACCTTGTTCAAAAGGATGGGGATTGGTATATTTTCTTAACCCATGAAGAACAGGATATTAACAGGGAGATCAAAAATATTCAGATAGATACTGCTGAAATTATACAAAAAGTTTCGGAGATTATCTTCGAAGATATTTATCCAGACAAAAAGTTCAAATATTCTACCCGCTACCATTTCCCATTTAACCAGATTGTTGACGACAGATTTTTCAGAGGGAATCAGGGCAGTGAGATTGGCGTAAAAATAATCACTCCATATTACGACTCAGGCAGCGAAATGACCCAGCTTGAATTTAAAGAAATGTCGCAGCGGGAAAACAATCTTATTGTGAAACTGCCTCCAGATACCACCTTCCTTGAGGAAATGGAAGAAGTATTGAAAATTGAGGCATATCTTAGGAAAAACGGTGGTATTGCCTCAACCCCGACCATGGAAGAAATTAAAAACAGAAAAAGAAACGAAGCAAGCAAAAGGAAAGAAAGGGTAAAATCCCTTATTATCGATGCTTTGAAAGCTGCAGAACTATACGTAAACGCCCAAAAGCTGGACATAAGGGAGAAAGATCCCGTTGAAAGGATAAATGAAGGTTTAAGGGTGCTCATTGATTCCCTTTACACCAAACTGGGGTATATAAAAGCATTTATAGATTCCCCCAGCGATATCAATAACATTCTCACACAGGAAGCTGTGCAGATGTCACTGGCTGAAGACCCCAACAAACTGGCACTTGAGGAAGTTTCTTCCTACATCGAAAGAAATACAGCAAGAAACATACCTGTAACCATGAGAACGGTTATAAATGTATTCCAAAAAGCTCCTTACGGCTGGAACGAGGAAGACATCGAAGGTCTGATTGCAAAATTATTTAAGGCACAGGAGGTCAAGCTTCAGTTAAACGGGGAATATCTGGACATAAATGATAGAGACCTTGTGAAATACCTTACAAAACGTGACTATGCCGAAAAGCTGCTTATAGAGAAGAGAATTAAAATATCGCCAGTATTAATAAATACCGCAAAAGAAATAGTAAAAGAGGTTTTTGGGAGAACTGCGCTACCCAACGATGAAGACGGATTGATGCGCAAGATCAAAGAGTATATGCAAGATGAGTGCAATCATATAGACCAACTGCTTCAGAACTACAAGTATGCCAAATATCCAGGAAAAGATGTTTTGGAGGAAGGTAAAAAGCTCTTTACAGCGTTGCTGAAAATCAGGGATGCTAAGGAGTTTTTTGAAGAAATACAAAATAAGAAGGAAGAATTGCTTGATTACGGGGATTATGCCCATGATGTCAAGAAATTCTTTGATCCCGAAGGAAAGCAAAAAGAGATCTTCGACAAAGGGATGCGTATGGTAGAGTTATATGAAAAAAACAAAACTTATGTCTTGGATAAGGCAGCTATAGAACTCTATGAACAGATTGCCAGGATTATAAACAGCAAGGAGCCTTACAGTGAAATTTACAGATTACCAGATCTTATTGATAAGTTCACAAAAAGATTTGCTGAACTGCTTGAGGAAGAAGCCAAGCCCATTAAACAAGTAGTCGAAAGCGATAAAAAGAAAGTCCTGGATGAGTTGTCTTCATATGATTTTAAAGATAAGTATTATGAAAAATTCAGAAAAGGTTTTGATGACCTGCTTTACAGATTAGATCATGCAAACAACTTTTATGAAGTAATTGCCATGAAGGAAGAAAGCGACAGGCTTAAGCAGCGCTATTTTGAAGAAATAGCTAATGAAGTTGAAAAACAAAAGTATTCTCATGGAGGAGCATCAATTGTTGCCGAAACCCCTGAAGGGGTAATAAAACCGCCAAAGCAGAAAAAAATTGTGAATATAAGTCTTTCACATCTCCTCCACGGGATAAGAAATATCGAATCAAAAGAGGATATAGAAAAACTTCTTGACGAAATCAGAGCAAAGCTTGAAAGTGAATTAGATGAAAATACCATAATTAAGATTGTTTAA